One window from the genome of Mycolicibacterium gadium encodes:
- a CDS encoding DUF6390 family protein, with the protein MSGHETFACYAFPPNELGYCGPADVAHTELASYAREFDGAWPYLQAIADAAGIADPLDDDVVRSYWIGGSLLDKVDPAELLSRLRSAFAGQVTGLLGDLGEHAHALAHHSFHVFVVYPWIRFLDRDPATPVRVMQDCRIRWGTVDSVTGEEAEIVCRPLSFDSGELTLADPRVESVRWSKNGESLGPPPAPGDLVSAHWDWVCGALSDADADALAVATQVTLDLVNAARRA; encoded by the coding sequence ATGAGCGGGCACGAGACCTTTGCCTGCTACGCCTTCCCGCCGAACGAACTGGGCTATTGCGGACCCGCTGATGTTGCTCATACCGAGTTGGCCTCATATGCGCGCGAATTCGACGGTGCGTGGCCGTATCTGCAGGCCATTGCCGATGCCGCGGGGATTGCCGATCCGCTCGATGACGACGTCGTACGCAGCTATTGGATCGGCGGATCCTTGCTGGACAAGGTCGACCCCGCCGAGTTGTTGTCACGTCTGCGTAGCGCCTTCGCCGGCCAGGTCACCGGACTGCTGGGCGATCTAGGAGAGCACGCGCACGCATTGGCGCACCACAGCTTTCACGTGTTCGTCGTCTACCCGTGGATCCGTTTCCTTGATCGCGATCCGGCGACGCCGGTGCGGGTCATGCAGGATTGCCGGATTCGCTGGGGCACCGTCGACTCAGTAACGGGCGAGGAAGCCGAGATAGTCTGTCGCCCCTTGTCATTCGACTCCGGTGAGCTGACGCTGGCAGATCCGCGCGTCGAATCGGTGCGCTGGAGCAAGAACGGCGAATCCTTGGGCCCACCGCCGGCTCCCGGAGACCTGGTATCGGCACACTGGGACTGGGTGTGCGGGGCGCTGAGCGACGCTGATGCGGACGCGTTGGCCGTAGCGACACAGGTGACACTCGACCTGGTCAACGCCGCCAGACGGGCCTGA
- a CDS encoding DUF3046 domain-containing protein, with protein sequence MRLTEFNELVEGQFGSVRGASLLVDHVLTGLDGRTPAQAIEDGVDPRDVWRALCADFDVPRDQW encoded by the coding sequence GTGCGGTTGACGGAATTCAACGAACTCGTCGAGGGACAGTTCGGGTCGGTGCGCGGCGCGTCGTTGCTCGTTGACCACGTCTTGACTGGTCTCGACGGGCGCACGCCCGCGCAGGCCATCGAGGATGGCGTCGACCCGCGTGATGTCTGGCGCGCGCTGTGCGCGGATTTCGACGTCCCGCGCGACCAGTGGTGA
- a CDS encoding glycosyltransferase translates to MRVAVVAGPDPGHAFPAIALCLRFLANGDSPRLLTGAQRLGVARSAGVDAVELLGLDATEADDDADAGAKINQRAARMAVLNGPQLTELAPDLVVSDVITVAGAFAADLLGLPWVELNPQPLYRPSKGLPPIGSGLAPGVGIRGKVRDTVLRAMSARSWREGLRQRQAARVEIGLPAVDPGPRRRLIATLPALEMPRPDWPSEAVIVGPLHFEPTSSELPIPPGSGPLVVVAPSTAATGAHGLAELALDTLIPGEALPEGSRVVVSRLGGPAAPVPPWAAVGLGRQDVLLSSADVVICGGGHGIVSKSLLAGVPLVAVPGGGDQWEIANRVVRQGSGVLVRPLTAEGLSAAVREVLSSPSYREAARDAGATLADVDDPVRVCHEAVGPTA, encoded by the coding sequence ATGCGCGTCGCGGTCGTTGCCGGACCCGATCCCGGGCACGCCTTTCCGGCCATTGCGCTGTGCCTTCGCTTTCTGGCCAACGGGGATTCACCGAGACTTTTGACCGGCGCACAGCGGCTGGGCGTGGCCAGATCGGCAGGCGTGGACGCGGTTGAACTCCTCGGCCTGGACGCGACCGAAGCCGACGACGACGCCGACGCAGGCGCCAAGATCAACCAACGGGCGGCTCGGATGGCGGTGCTCAACGGACCACAGCTGACCGAGCTGGCACCGGACCTGGTGGTGTCGGATGTCATCACCGTCGCCGGCGCGTTCGCCGCCGACCTTCTTGGCCTGCCCTGGGTCGAACTGAACCCCCAGCCGCTGTATCGACCGTCGAAGGGCCTTCCGCCGATCGGCAGCGGGCTGGCGCCCGGCGTCGGCATCCGCGGCAAGGTCCGCGACACGGTGTTACGGGCGATGTCCGCCCGGTCATGGCGCGAGGGACTGCGGCAGCGGCAGGCGGCGCGGGTTGAAATCGGTTTGCCCGCAGTCGACCCGGGCCCGCGGCGACGGCTGATCGCCACGCTGCCCGCCCTGGAGATGCCGCGCCCCGACTGGCCGTCCGAGGCGGTGATCGTCGGGCCCCTGCACTTCGAACCCACGTCGTCGGAACTGCCGATTCCGCCCGGCTCCGGCCCGCTGGTGGTCGTCGCGCCGTCGACGGCGGCGACCGGTGCCCACGGTCTGGCCGAACTTGCCCTGGACACCCTGATCCCCGGCGAGGCCCTTCCCGAGGGGTCGCGGGTCGTGGTGTCGCGGCTGGGCGGCCCCGCTGCGCCGGTGCCGCCGTGGGCCGCGGTCGGGCTGGGTCGCCAGGACGTACTGCTGTCGAGCGCCGACGTGGTGATCTGCGGTGGCGGGCACGGCATCGTGTCCAAGTCACTGCTCGCGGGTGTACCCCTCGTGGCGGTGCCCGGCGGTGGTGACCAATGGGAGATCGCCAATCGCGTTGTGCGCCAAGGTAGTGGGGTGCTGGTTCGCCCTTTGACCGCCGAGGGATTGTCGGCCGCGGTGCGTGAGGTGCTGTCGTCACCGTCGTATCGTGAGGCCGCGCGAGACGCAGGCGCCACCCTGGCCGACGTCGACGATCCGGTACGGGTGTGCCATGAAGCGGTCGGGCCGACGGCGTAG